The Glycine soja cultivar W05 chromosome 3, ASM419377v2, whole genome shotgun sequence genome window below encodes:
- the LOC114407200 gene encoding ribonucleoside-diphosphate reductase small chain-like, whose translation MPSIPEEPLLTPNPDRFCMFPIQYPQIWEMYKKAEASFWTAEEVDLSQDLRHWATLSDGERHFITHVLAFFAASDGIVLENLAGRFTKEIQLPEARAFYGFQIAIENIHSEMYSLLLETYIKDSTEKNRLFRAINTIPCITKKAQWALRWIDASESFAERLVAFACVEGIFFSGSFCAIFWLKKRGLMPGLTFSNELISRDEGLHCDFACLLYSLLRKKLSEERVREIVRDAVEIEREFVCDALPCALVGMNGELMSRYIEFVADRLLDALGCGKVYGAQNPFDWMELISLQGKTNFFEKRVGEYQKASVMSSLNGNGGAHVFKMDEDF comes from the coding sequence ATGCCGTCGATACCAGAAGAACCACTCCTGACTCCGAACCCAGACCGGTTCTGCATGTTCCCAATCCAATACCCTCAAATCTGGGAAATGTATAAGAAAGCCGAGGCCTCCTTCTGGACGGCGGAGGAGGTGGACCTCTCGCAGGACCTCCGCCACTGGGCCACCCTCAGCGACGGCGAGCGCCACTTCATCAcccacgtcctcgccttcttCGCCGCCTCCGACGGCATCGTCCTAGAAAACCTCGCCGGCCGCTTCACCAAAGAAATCCAACTCCCGGAGGCCCGCGCTTTCTACGGCTTCCAAATCGCCATCGAAAATATCCACTCCGAAATGTACAGCCTCCTCTTAGAAACCTACATCAAAGACTCCACAGAAAAAAATCGTCTGTTTCGCGCCATAAACACCATCCCATGCATCACCAAAAAAGCCCAGTGGGCCCTCCGCTGGATCGATGCCTCAGAATCCTTCGCGGAGCGCCTCGTGGCATTCGCTTGCGTCGAGGGAATATTCTTCTCCGGAAGCTTCTGCGCGATATTTTGGCTCAAGAAGCGTGGGTTAATGCCGGGGCTCACCTTCTCCAACGAACTCATCTCGCGAGATGAGGGGCTTCACTGCGACTTCGCGTGTCTCTTGTACTCGCTTCTCAGGAAGAAGCTTAGTGAGGAGCGCGTGAGGGAGATTGTGCGTGACGCGGTGGAGATTGAGAGGGAGTTTGTGTGCGACGCGCTTCCGTGTGCGTTGGTGGGGATGAACGGGGAGTTGATGAGTCGGTATATTGAGTTTGTTGCGGATCGGTTGCTGGATGCGCTTGGGTGTGGGAAGGTGTACGGTGCTCAGAATCCCTTTGATTGGATGGAGCTTATTTCGCTTCAGGGGAAAACTAACTTCTTTGAGAAGCGCGTTGGGGAGTACCAGAAGGCTTCTGTTATGTCTAGCTTGAATGGTAATGGAGGGGCGCATGTCTTCAAGATGGATgaggatttttaa
- the LOC114407206 gene encoding cytochrome b-c1 complex subunit 9-like, which translates to MESVSRRRGGGIFESLYKVVMRRNSVYVTFVIAGAFLGERAVDYGVHKLWEANNVGKRYEDIPVLGQRPSE; encoded by the exons ATGGAAAGTGTTTCTCGAAGAAGAGGTGGAGGCATTTTCGAAAGCCTCTACAAGGTCGTTATGCGTCGCAACTCTGTCTATGTTACCTTTGTCATCGCTGGCGCCTTCCTTGGAGAACGG GCTGTTGATTATGGAGTCCACAAGCTCTGGGAGGCAAATAATGTTGGG AAACGATATGAAGACATTCCTGTGCTAGGGCAAAGGCCGTCAGAATAG
- the LOC114407203 gene encoding iron-sulfur assembly protein IscA-like 2, mitochondrial isoform X3, protein MVGCLERDTEVANSTPGAAIGDGAARLRLLHSLLLLLFTIATSSSDSDPDLEPLHMTKNCVRELEASESSADRKMLPLSVETGGCAGFQVFERDGIKLVVDNISYDFVKGATVDYVEELSSHSFLHRVTCCILLCGCFSGTPD, encoded by the exons ATGGTTGGTTGTTTAGAGAGAGATACAGAGGTCGCTAATTCGACGCCTGGCGCCGCCATTGGCGACGGCGCGGCGCGATTGAGGCttcttcattctcttcttcttctgttgttCACCATTGCCACTTCTTCTTCTGATTCTGATCCTGACTTGGAGCCCCTTCACATGACTAAAAACTGCGTTCGA GAACTAGAAGCCAGTGAATCATCAGCAGACAGAAAAATGCTTCCTTTAAGCGTAGAAACTGGTGGATGTGCTGGATTTCA GGTTTTTGAGAGGGATGGAATTAAGTTGGTTGTTGACAATATTTCATATGATTTTGTGAAAGGCGCGACTGTTGACTATGTTGAGGAACTATCTTCGCATTCTTTCCTCCACAG AGTGACATGTTGCATCTTGTTATGTGGATGTTTCAGTGGCACTCCTGACTGA
- the LOC114407203 gene encoding iron-sulfur assembly protein IscA-like 2, mitochondrial isoform X4: protein MVGCLERDTEVANSTPGAAIGDGAARLRLLHSLLLLLFTIATSSSDSDPDLEPLHMTKNCVRELEASESSADRKMLPLSVETGGCAGFQVFERDGIKLVVDNISYDFVKGATVDYVEELSSHSFLHSGTPD, encoded by the exons ATGGTTGGTTGTTTAGAGAGAGATACAGAGGTCGCTAATTCGACGCCTGGCGCCGCCATTGGCGACGGCGCGGCGCGATTGAGGCttcttcattctcttcttcttctgttgttCACCATTGCCACTTCTTCTTCTGATTCTGATCCTGACTTGGAGCCCCTTCACATGACTAAAAACTGCGTTCGA GAACTAGAAGCCAGTGAATCATCAGCAGACAGAAAAATGCTTCCTTTAAGCGTAGAAACTGGTGGATGTGCTGGATTTCA GGTTTTTGAGAGGGATGGAATTAAGTTGGTTGTTGACAATATTTCATATGATTTTGTGAAAGGCGCGACTGTTGACTATGTTGAGGAACTATCTTCGCATTCTTTCCTCCACAG TGGCACTCCTGACTGA
- the LOC114407207 gene encoding pentatricopeptide repeat-containing protein At2g36240, giving the protein MAMKKLALVKVKAPCCPLPSPPAPGDTAVSPVHYARFLDFLKSHWAPPFTPDTLLHFLKSKLHHHPSFSHFDFHLFTWASSSLDSFRHTHLTFHWMARSLASTHRLPQLRTLLHLISSNPCPCSPSIFSCPQTQPIFSLSIHAFSKSNLLNDAVSAFHSMCKLIDGKPNVAVCNLLIHAFVKRGSLNAALQFYREMVLKHRVKPDVFTFNILISGYCRNSQFNLALEMFHEMGKMGCLPNVVTFNTLIKGLFREGNVEEAIGMAREMVQLGIRFSSVSCEILVQGLCKEGRVLQACELLLEFCEKKVLPEGFDCFALLEVLCGEGYAMRALEVVYELWNGGSVPSLVACIVMVDGLRGLGKIDEARRLVERMLEEGLVLDVVTFNCVLRDICDKRRTNEANRLRLLASSKGFEPDEMTYRILVMGYIGEGGREQGELLVDEMLDMGFIPDLASYNQLMSGLSNCRRPTRRQVSKFDQ; this is encoded by the coding sequence ATGGCGATGAAGAAGTTGGCGTTGGTGAAAGTGAAAGCCCCTTGTTGTCCTCTCCCCTCCCCACCAGCACCAGGAGACACAGCCGTCTCCCCCGTCCACTACGCCCGCTTCCTGGACTTCCTGAAATCCCACTGGGCCCCACCTTTCACCCCGGACACCCTCCTCCACTTTTTGAAATCCAAGCTCCATCACCACCCTTCCTTCTCCCACTTCGACTTCCACCTCTTCACATGGGCCtcctcctccctcgactctttCCGCCACACCCACCTCACCTTCCACTGGATGGCCCGCTCCCTCGCCTCCACCCACCGCCTCCCCCAACTCCGCACCCTCCTCCACCTCATCTCCTCCAACCCCTGCCCCTGCTCCCCCTCCATCTTCTCCTGCCCCCAAACCCAACCCATCTTCTCCCTCTCCATCCACGCCTTCTCCAAATCCAATCTCCTCAACGACGCCGTTTCCGCTTTCCACTCCATGTGCAAACTAATCGACGGCAAGCCCAACGTCGCCGTCTGTAACCTCCTCATCCACGCCTTCGTTAAACGCGGCTCCCTCAACGCCGCTCTCCAGTTTTACCGCGAGATGGTGCTAAAACACAGGGTTAAGCCCGATGTTTTCACCTTTAACATTTTGATTAGTGGTTATTGTAGAAACTCGCAGTTTAACTTGGCGTTGGAGATGTTTCACGAGATGGGGAAAATGGGATGTTTACCCAATGTGGTTACTTTTAATACGTTGATTAAGGGTTTGTTTAGGGAAGGGAACGTTGAGGAAGCCATTGGGATGGCTCGTGAGATGGTTCAATTAGGGATTCGATTTTCGAGTGTTAGTTGTGAGATTTTGGTTCAGGGGCTTTGCAAGGAAGGGAGGGTTTTGCAGGCGTGTGAGTTGTTGCTGGAGTTTTGTGAGAAGAAGGTTTTGCCCGAAGGGTTTGATTGTTTTGCGTTGCTGGAGGTTTTGTGTGGGGAAGGGTATGCTATGAGAGCGTTGGAGGTTGTTTATGAGCTGTGGAATGGGGGTAGTGTTCCGAGTTTGGTTGCTTGTATTGTCATGGTTGATGGGTTGAGAGGGTTGGGGAAGATTGACGAGGCGAGGAGATTGGTGGAAAGGATGCTTGAAGAGGGTTTGGTGCTGGATGTTGTGACTTTCAACTGTGTTCTTCGGGATATTTGTGATAAGCGGAGAACGAATGAGGCGAATAGATTGAGGTTGCTTGCTTCAAGCAAGGGTTTTGAACCAGATGAGATGACGTATAGGATTTTGGTCATGGGGTATATAGGGGAGGGAGGGAGAGAGCAAGGAGAGTTGCTGGTGGATGAGATGTTGGATATGGGGTTTATACCTGATCTTGCTTCATATAATCAATTGATGAGTGGATTGTCGAATTGCCGACGCCCTACACGCCGTCAAGTAAGCAAATTTGATCAATGA
- the LOC114407203 gene encoding iron-sulfur assembly protein IscA-like 2, mitochondrial isoform X1 yields MVGCLERDTEVANSTPGAAIGDGAARLRLLHSLLLLLFTIATSSSDSDPDLEPLHMTKNCVRELEASESSADRKMLPLSVETGGCAGFQVFERDGIKLVVDNISYDFVKGATVDYVEELSSHSFLHRLPQRFSLFLRKLMEARLPTCDREKSSERTSY; encoded by the exons ATGGTTGGTTGTTTAGAGAGAGATACAGAGGTCGCTAATTCGACGCCTGGCGCCGCCATTGGCGACGGCGCGGCGCGATTGAGGCttcttcattctcttcttcttctgttgttCACCATTGCCACTTCTTCTTCTGATTCTGATCCTGACTTGGAGCCCCTTCACATGACTAAAAACTGCGTTCGA GAACTAGAAGCCAGTGAATCATCAGCAGACAGAAAAATGCTTCCTTTAAGCGTAGAAACTGGTGGATGTGCTGGATTTCA GGTTTTTGAGAGGGATGGAATTAAGTTGGTTGTTGACAATATTTCATATGATTTTGTGAAAGGCGCGACTGTTGACTATGTTGAGGAACTATCTTCGCATTCTTTCCTCCACAG ATTACCACAACGTTTTTCCCTTTTCTTAAGGAAGTTAATGGAAGCAAGATTACCAACATGTGACAGAGAGAAGTCAAGTGAAAGAACTAGCTATTGA
- the LOC114407205 gene encoding glucosamine 6-phosphate N-acetyltransferase-like, with translation MENSEEQKYRVRRLEISDKGKGFIELLQQLSVCDSVSDKEFEDRFRDLSVLGDEHVIGVIEDEASGKIIATGSVFIEKKFLRNCGKVGHIEDVVVDSSIRGKHLGKRMIEFLTEHARDMGCYKVILDCSVENKAFYEKCGFQQKSVQMAMYFA, from the coding sequence ATGGAAAACAGTGAGGAACAAAAGTACAGAGTCCGGAGATTAGAGATCTCAGACAAGGGAAAAGGCTTCATCGAGTTACTGCAGCAACTCAGCGTATGCGATTCCGTCTCCGACAAGGAATTCGAGGATCGATTCCGAGACCTCAGTGTTCTCGGCGACGAGCACGTGATCGGCGTGATCGAAGACGAGGCTTCCGGAAAGATCATTGCGACGGGGAGCGTGTTTATCGAGAAGAAGTTTTTGAGGAATTGCGGCAAAGTTGGGCACATTGAGGATGTTGTTGTGGATTCTAGCATACGCGGGAAGCATTTGGGGAAGAGAATGATCGAGTTCCTAACGGAGCATGCGCGGGATATGGGATGCTACAAGGTCATTCTTGATTGCAGCGTCGAGAACAAGGCGTTCTACGAGAAATGTGGCTTCCAGCAGAAATCTGTTCAGATGGCTATGTATTTTGCTTGa
- the LOC114407208 gene encoding heme-binding-like protein At3g10130, chloroplastic — protein MLLFATLLLFSLQSSILTPIPVKPTKHSSNLSVTNSASYGERISSSTRRRTISPFESRISLIFALAPQANTLSQRLLADVAAETAKYVFPKRFENRNLEEALMSVPNLETVEFKVLSRRDQYEIREVEPYFVAETTMPGKSGFDFNGASRSFNVLAEYHFGKNTTKEKMEMNTPVFTSKNQSDGVKMDMTTPVLTTKMEDQDNWKMSFVMPSKYGANLSLAKDSSVRIKEVPRKIIDVVSFSGIDIGKQCMLKG, from the exons ATGTTACTCTTTGCAACacttcttctcttttctctgCAATCGAGTATCTTAACACCGATTCCAGTAAAACCCACTAAACACTCTTCGAATCTCTCCGTCACCAACTCCGCCTCTTACGGCGAGAGAATCAGCAGTAGCACGCGCCGGAGAACCATTTCACCCTTCGAATCCCGAATCTCACTCATTTTCGCCCTCGCTCCTCAAGCCAACACTCTCTCCCAGCGAC TTCTAGCGGACGTGGCTGCCGAGACTGCGAAATACGTGTTTCCGAAGAGATTTGAAAACCGCAATCTCGAGGAGGCGTTGATGAGTG TTCCGAACCTTGAGACTGTCGAGTTCAAAGTTCTGAGTAGAAGGGACCAGTATGAGATTAGGGAAGTCGAG CCTTACTTTGTGGCAGAGACAACAATGCCTGGAAAGAGTGGGTTTGATTTCAATGGTGCTTCTCGGTCCTTCAATGTTCTGGCTGAGTACCATTTTGGTAAG AATACAACTAAAGAGAAAATGGAGATGAATACACCTGTTTTCACAAGTAAGAATCAATCTGATGGGGTTAAAATGGATATGACAACTCCTGTGTTAACAACAAAG ATGGAAGATCAAGATAATTGGaaaatgtcttttgtcatgccATCAAAGTATGGAGCTAACTTGTCACTGGCTAAAGATTCCTCTGTGAGGATTAAAGAGGTGCCcagaaaaataattgatgtaGTTTCCTTTTCAG GCATAGATATTGGCAAGCAATGTATGCTGAAGGGATAA
- the LOC114407203 gene encoding iron-sulfur assembly protein IscA-like 2, mitochondrial isoform X5, translated as MVGCLERDTEVANSTPGAAIGDGAARLRLLHSLLLLLFTIATSSSDSDPDLEPLHMTKNCVRELEASESSADRKMLPLSVETGGCAGFQVFERDGIKLVVDNISYDFVKGATVDYVEELSSHSFLHS; from the exons ATGGTTGGTTGTTTAGAGAGAGATACAGAGGTCGCTAATTCGACGCCTGGCGCCGCCATTGGCGACGGCGCGGCGCGATTGAGGCttcttcattctcttcttcttctgttgttCACCATTGCCACTTCTTCTTCTGATTCTGATCCTGACTTGGAGCCCCTTCACATGACTAAAAACTGCGTTCGA GAACTAGAAGCCAGTGAATCATCAGCAGACAGAAAAATGCTTCCTTTAAGCGTAGAAACTGGTGGATGTGCTGGATTTCA GGTTTTTGAGAGGGATGGAATTAAGTTGGTTGTTGACAATATTTCATATGATTTTGTGAAAGGCGCGACTGTTGACTATGTTGAGGAACTATCTTCGCATTCTTTCCTCCACAG TTAA
- the LOC114407203 gene encoding iron-sulfur assembly protein IscA-like 2, mitochondrial isoform X2 encodes MVGCLERDTEVANSTPGAAIGDGAARLRLLHSLLLLLFTIATSSSDSDPDLEPLHMTKNCVRELEASESSADRKMLPLSVETGGCAGFQVFERDGIKLVVDNISYDFVKGATVDYVEELSSHSFLHRKLMEARLPTCDREKSSERTSY; translated from the exons ATGGTTGGTTGTTTAGAGAGAGATACAGAGGTCGCTAATTCGACGCCTGGCGCCGCCATTGGCGACGGCGCGGCGCGATTGAGGCttcttcattctcttcttcttctgttgttCACCATTGCCACTTCTTCTTCTGATTCTGATCCTGACTTGGAGCCCCTTCACATGACTAAAAACTGCGTTCGA GAACTAGAAGCCAGTGAATCATCAGCAGACAGAAAAATGCTTCCTTTAAGCGTAGAAACTGGTGGATGTGCTGGATTTCA GGTTTTTGAGAGGGATGGAATTAAGTTGGTTGTTGACAATATTTCATATGATTTTGTGAAAGGCGCGACTGTTGACTATGTTGAGGAACTATCTTCGCATTCTTTCCTCCACAG GAAGTTAATGGAAGCAAGATTACCAACATGTGACAGAGAGAAGTCAAGTGAAAGAACTAGCTATTGA